The proteins below are encoded in one region of Ereboglobus luteus:
- a CDS encoding sugar kinase codes for MKTIVTFGEIMARLCPPGNRRFIQNMPGSLELTFAGAEANVAASLAIFGARARFVTALPDNVISDACVQNLRGLGIDTTRILRVKNGRLGLYFVEKGANQRPSNVVYDRAHSSVAETSADKYNWSEIFADARWLHISGITPALSRIAFESSLAAVRNAKAAGLSVSCDLNFRKKLWQWEPGTPAASLARRCMSELLPFVDVAIANEEDASDVLGIHAEGSDIEGGHLEIGRYPQVAREITRMFPNIKKVAITLRESISATHNNWGAMLYDAEAGEACFAPMSGDTYKPYEIRNIVDRVGGGDSFAAGLIFALNTPELAAPKTAIAYAVAASCLAHSIEGDFNFSTRAEVESLMRGSASGRVVR; via the coding sequence ATGAAAACCATCGTCACCTTCGGGGAAATCATGGCGCGGCTTTGTCCTCCGGGCAATCGGCGCTTCATTCAAAACATGCCGGGCTCACTCGAGCTCACCTTTGCCGGCGCGGAGGCCAATGTCGCCGCGTCGCTTGCGATTTTCGGCGCGCGCGCGCGCTTTGTCACCGCGCTTCCCGACAATGTCATCAGCGACGCGTGTGTGCAAAACCTGCGCGGGCTCGGCATTGATACCACCCGGATACTGCGCGTCAAAAACGGGCGGCTCGGTTTGTATTTCGTCGAGAAGGGCGCGAACCAGCGTCCCAGCAATGTCGTTTACGACCGCGCGCACAGTTCCGTCGCCGAGACGTCCGCGGATAAATACAACTGGTCCGAAATCTTCGCCGACGCCCGCTGGCTCCACATTTCCGGAATCACGCCCGCGCTTTCCCGCATCGCGTTTGAGTCGTCGCTCGCCGCCGTCCGCAATGCCAAGGCCGCCGGGCTTTCGGTTTCGTGTGATCTCAACTTCCGCAAAAAACTCTGGCAGTGGGAGCCCGGCACTCCCGCCGCCTCGCTCGCGCGCCGTTGCATGAGCGAGCTGCTGCCGTTTGTCGATGTGGCAATCGCCAACGAGGAGGACGCCTCCGACGTGCTCGGCATCCACGCCGAGGGCAGCGACATCGAGGGCGGGCACTTGGAGATTGGTCGCTACCCGCAAGTTGCTCGCGAAATCACGCGCATGTTTCCCAACATCAAAAAGGTCGCCATCACGCTGCGCGAAAGCATTTCCGCCACGCACAACAACTGGGGCGCGATGCTCTACGACGCGGAGGCGGGCGAGGCCTGCTTCGCGCCGATGAGCGGCGACACCTACAAGCCCTACGAGATTCGCAACATCGTGGACCGCGTTGGCGGGGGCGACAGCTTTGCCGCCGGCTTGATTTTTGCGCTCAACACACCGGAGCTCGCCGCGCCGAAAACCGCCATCGCCTATGCGGTCGCCGCGTCGTGCCTCGCGCATTCCATCGAGGGCGATTTTAATTTCAGCACGCGCGCCGAGGTCGAGTCGCTCATGCGCGGCAGCGCCTCGGGAAGAGTCGTCCGCTGA
- a CDS encoding FAD-dependent oxidoreductase has product MTNFEKKYDVIVAGAGVAGVSAALEIARSGRSVALLEKTVMCGGLATAGFVYIYLPLCDGYGTQVSFGLAEELMHASARYGPGAPPTDWKNAAPGKPTKRLMLDFSPAAFTLAMDEMMSREPAIDRWYDTLVCASIVEDGRIKGVEVENKSGRGRVLADIVIDATGDGDVAARAGCAFHEEGNKLTIWALQTSLAVARQAAAKNDASGFLDFQMIGLEGENVDPAAKKKNYPWLGTDGKSVSRFTIETRAALLNHYAKLQSANNADTSRENLYPLVLPTMAQFRTTRAIAGRATLDSGMAWTRFDDSIALVADWRRRGSVWEIPYGAMVPLTVDGLLTAGRCISSHSDAWEVTRVIPPAAQTGQAAGIAAVLSLRRGIPPAQLAAADIQAELRRKNLPFHFDEVGLSAPESS; this is encoded by the coding sequence ATGACAAACTTCGAAAAAAAATACGATGTGATCGTGGCCGGCGCGGGTGTCGCGGGCGTGTCCGCCGCGCTGGAAATCGCCCGTTCCGGGCGCAGCGTGGCGTTGCTCGAAAAAACCGTGATGTGCGGCGGACTGGCCACGGCGGGTTTTGTCTATATTTACCTGCCGCTGTGCGACGGCTACGGCACGCAGGTCAGCTTCGGCCTCGCCGAGGAGTTGATGCATGCGAGCGCGCGTTACGGTCCGGGCGCGCCGCCGACGGACTGGAAAAACGCCGCGCCGGGAAAACCCACCAAGCGCCTCATGCTCGATTTTTCCCCGGCCGCGTTCACGCTGGCGATGGACGAGATGATGAGCCGCGAGCCGGCGATCGACCGCTGGTATGACACGCTCGTGTGCGCCTCGATTGTCGAGGACGGGCGCATCAAGGGCGTCGAGGTCGAGAACAAGAGCGGGCGCGGACGCGTCCTCGCGGACATCGTCATCGACGCGACGGGTGATGGCGACGTGGCCGCGCGCGCGGGTTGCGCGTTTCACGAGGAGGGCAACAAGCTCACGATTTGGGCGCTGCAAACATCGCTCGCCGTCGCGCGCCAGGCGGCCGCCAAGAACGACGCTTCGGGTTTTCTCGACTTTCAAATGATCGGGCTGGAGGGCGAAAACGTCGATCCCGCCGCCAAGAAAAAAAACTATCCTTGGCTCGGCACGGACGGAAAATCCGTGAGCCGTTTCACCATCGAAACGCGCGCCGCCCTGTTGAACCACTACGCGAAACTCCAGTCCGCGAACAACGCCGACACCTCGCGCGAAAACCTCTACCCGCTGGTGCTGCCAACCATGGCGCAGTTTCGCACCACGCGCGCGATCGCCGGGCGCGCCACGCTCGACAGCGGGATGGCGTGGACGCGTTTTGATGACAGCATCGCGCTTGTCGCCGACTGGCGGCGACGCGGCAGCGTTTGGGAAATCCCCTACGGCGCGATGGTGCCCCTGACGGTGGACGGACTGCTCACCGCGGGGCGCTGCATCTCGTCGCACAGCGACGCGTGGGAAGTCACGCGCGTCATTCCGCCCGCCGCTCAAACCGGACAGGCGGCGGGCATCGCGGCGGTGCTCTCGTTGCGTCGCGGCATTCCGCCCGCGCAACTCGCCGCGGCGGACATACAGGCGGAACTGCGCCGGAAAAATCTTCCCTTCCATTTCGACGAGGTCGGTCTGTCCGCGCCTGAATCATCATGA
- a CDS encoding sulfatase, producing MTKNSHDIGVLIAATVATACALPSHARAAQAAVPDERPQNILLIISDDLNSWIGPMGGHPQARTPALDKLAARGVTFMNAHCPAPLCNPSRAAFMSGLRPSTTGIYLNGHYWVRYIGRGLCINDHVRDHGFKSYSAGKVYHYNKYRAADWDEVFYERDDTLPGPAGRNAKRRPGPYGYRMFTDGEPSEPFNEKRDERTLIDARGVDWCIEKLGSVNAKKRFFMACGIHRPHTPWDVPKKYFDMYPLETLELPKTLRDDLSDVPAPGVEFTKGGKTHKTILEMGIWKDRVRAYLAAISFMDAQVGRLLDALAESPHAENTVVVFVGDNGWHLGEKEHWGKTTLWAPASQVPMIWAGPGVAKGAKTDAAVDLMSLYPTLCDMAAITTPKHVDGANIKPLLKNPSAKWSRPALTTMDKGNHAITTADWRYIRYADGSEELYNRKNDPREWTNLADKRELKSVKRELAAFLPTKNAEPVKYEANKR from the coding sequence ATGACAAAAAACTCCCATGACATCGGCGTGTTGATCGCCGCCACCGTTGCGACCGCGTGCGCGCTGCCGTCGCACGCGCGCGCCGCGCAGGCCGCCGTGCCGGATGAACGCCCGCAAAACATTCTGCTGATTATTTCGGACGACTTGAACTCGTGGATCGGCCCGATGGGCGGGCATCCGCAGGCAAGGACTCCCGCGTTGGACAAGCTCGCCGCGCGCGGCGTCACCTTCATGAACGCGCACTGTCCCGCGCCGCTTTGCAATCCGTCGCGCGCCGCCTTCATGTCCGGCCTGCGCCCATCGACGACAGGCATTTATTTGAACGGCCACTACTGGGTTCGCTACATCGGCCGCGGCCTGTGCATCAACGACCACGTCCGCGATCACGGCTTCAAATCCTACTCCGCCGGAAAGGTGTATCATTACAACAAATACCGCGCCGCCGATTGGGACGAGGTTTTCTACGAGCGCGACGACACGCTGCCGGGCCCGGCGGGCAGAAACGCCAAGCGCCGCCCCGGCCCGTATGGCTACCGGATGTTCACCGACGGCGAACCCTCCGAACCGTTTAACGAAAAGCGCGACGAACGCACACTCATCGATGCGCGCGGCGTTGACTGGTGCATTGAAAAACTCGGCTCGGTGAACGCCAAAAAACGCTTCTTCATGGCGTGCGGCATTCACCGTCCGCACACGCCCTGGGATGTGCCGAAAAAATACTTCGACATGTATCCGTTGGAAACGCTGGAGCTGCCCAAGACATTGAGGGACGACTTGTCCGACGTGCCCGCGCCGGGCGTCGAGTTCACCAAGGGCGGCAAGACCCACAAAACAATACTCGAAATGGGAATCTGGAAGGATCGCGTGCGCGCCTATCTCGCCGCCATTTCTTTCATGGACGCGCAAGTGGGCCGCCTGCTTGACGCGCTCGCCGAGTCGCCGCACGCGGAAAACACCGTGGTGGTGTTCGTGGGCGACAACGGCTGGCATCTCGGCGAAAAGGAGCACTGGGGAAAAACGACGCTCTGGGCGCCCGCCTCGCAGGTGCCGATGATCTGGGCCGGCCCGGGTGTCGCCAAGGGTGCGAAGACCGATGCCGCCGTGGACTTGATGAGCCTTTACCCGACGCTGTGCGACATGGCCGCGATCACGACGCCGAAGCACGTCGATGGCGCGAACATCAAGCCGCTCCTTAAAAATCCCTCCGCAAAATGGAGTCGGCCCGCGCTCACCACGATGGACAAGGGCAACCACGCGATCACGACCGCCGACTGGCGCTACATCCGCTACGCCGACGGCTCCGAGGAACTCTACAACCGAAAAAACGACCCGCGCGAATGGACAAACCTCGCCGACAAACGGGAGTTGAAATCGGTGAAGCGCGAACTCGCCGCGTTCCTTCCGACGAAAAACGCCGAGCCCGTGAAATATGAGGCGAACAAACGGTGA
- a CDS encoding FAD-binding protein has product MIPLQEIQTDVLVIGAGISGLRAGLSARCAGASVLIVSKGAAASPGVIGFNAPVGPDDSVQSFFEDTFKGSIELANPALVRLLTENAAAAAVGMESLGLRLDRMRDGAWHLQKALGCSHPRLLHQENRTARVGMAALKRALAKGGAITRRDIFVVELLTTREGVMSGALAVDVRERKILFIRAGAVILASGGGGGIYAGGTYPKSLTGDGYALAFRAGAELVDMEFVQFEPCHCVYPKRLGLSTTLFAHGGRLVNARNERFVLKQYPAGEGAAPKDALARLVALEIRAGLGTEHGGVWCDLTDIPKKFITEGHSAYYRLFLKHGIDLTKQRFEVGPAAHTFLGGVAINTRCESTVPGLFAAGEVAGGVHGANRIGGNAGTEIHVFGAIAGANAAAHAKSRGARTLRDAARRAEKLAASLSAKGRSGRWNVFSKSIRELMTSKVGVARDEAELHEALGKLKKIGDEAAGVECENSLENFVGQIEIQNMARVGACVAEAALRRRESRGVHYRCDYPKRDDAHWKKNIYLRQIDGRMRVSSRKKGASA; this is encoded by the coding sequence ATGATACCGCTGCAAGAAATCCAAACAGACGTGCTGGTGATCGGGGCCGGAATTTCCGGCCTCCGCGCCGGGCTGTCCGCGCGATGCGCGGGCGCGTCCGTTTTGATTGTCTCCAAGGGCGCGGCGGCGTCGCCGGGTGTCATCGGCTTCAACGCGCCAGTCGGCCCGGACGATTCGGTGCAGTCGTTTTTCGAGGACACGTTCAAGGGGAGCATTGAGCTCGCGAATCCGGCGCTTGTGCGCCTGCTCACGGAAAACGCGGCGGCCGCGGCGGTCGGAATGGAATCGCTCGGCCTCCGGCTCGACCGCATGCGGGACGGCGCGTGGCATTTGCAAAAGGCGCTCGGCTGTTCTCACCCGCGACTGCTGCACCAGGAAAACCGCACCGCGCGCGTCGGCATGGCCGCGTTGAAACGCGCGCTGGCAAAAGGCGGCGCGATCACGCGGCGCGACATATTTGTCGTGGAGCTGCTGACGACGCGCGAGGGCGTGATGTCCGGCGCGCTGGCGGTTGATGTGCGCGAGCGGAAAATTTTGTTCATTCGCGCGGGCGCGGTGATTCTTGCGAGTGGCGGCGGGGGCGGCATCTACGCGGGCGGCACTTATCCGAAAAGCCTCACGGGCGACGGCTATGCGCTGGCGTTTCGCGCGGGCGCGGAACTGGTGGATATGGAGTTCGTGCAGTTCGAGCCGTGCCACTGCGTTTATCCGAAACGCCTCGGGCTGAGCACGACTTTGTTCGCGCACGGCGGTCGTTTGGTGAACGCGCGCAACGAACGGTTCGTGCTGAAACAATATCCGGCGGGCGAGGGCGCCGCGCCGAAGGACGCGCTTGCCCGGCTCGTCGCGCTGGAGATCCGCGCGGGGCTCGGCACGGAGCACGGTGGCGTCTGGTGCGATCTCACGGACATTCCCAAAAAGTTTATCACGGAGGGACACTCCGCGTATTATCGTTTGTTTTTGAAGCACGGAATCGACCTGACGAAACAACGATTTGAAGTCGGTCCAGCCGCGCACACATTTCTCGGCGGCGTTGCGATCAACACGCGTTGCGAAAGCACGGTGCCGGGCTTGTTCGCGGCGGGAGAAGTGGCGGGCGGTGTCCATGGCGCGAATCGCATCGGTGGAAACGCCGGCACGGAAATCCATGTGTTCGGCGCGATTGCCGGCGCCAATGCCGCGGCGCATGCCAAGAGCCGCGGCGCGCGAACTTTGCGCGATGCCGCGCGACGCGCCGAAAAACTGGCTGCCTCGCTTTCGGCGAAAGGCCGGAGCGGACGCTGGAATGTTTTCTCAAAATCAATCCGCGAATTGATGACATCCAAGGTTGGCGTTGCCCGCGACGAGGCGGAATTGCACGAGGCTTTGGGCAAGTTGAAAAAAATCGGCGACGAAGCCGCCGGGGTTGAGTGTGAAAACTCGCTGGAAAATTTTGTCGGGCAAATCGAAATTCAAAACATGGCGCGGGTCGGTGCGTGCGTGGCGGAGGCCGCGTTGCGCCGGCGGGAGAGCAGGGGAGTGCATTACCGCTGCGACTATCCGAAGCGCGACGACGCGCACTGGAAGAAAAACATTTATCTCCGCCAAATCGACGGACGCATGCGCGTTTCTTCGCGCAAGAAAGGAGCGTCCGCATGA
- a CDS encoding DUF2877 domain-containing protein, whose amino-acid sequence MSVMQISRRGAPCVRPDVRPLWGSVRKPFFAHEGARKVRPYKMSRLASESLARASKGRVHSVFTRCFNITTPAGDWLTVALAPFPQTPDSIIVNASGIGADFSPQLCVVAGMPVEISREEISIPDADVVFAFSGAEIFDTRREPFVRSNRAAHNLALAEEIIQRHGRECDFPELQRRITPAIAALREGILRNDAAAIRAQCEALLGLGVGLTPSGDDILCGVTAGLFLGGVTENENQFVPVLRELLPTAGERTTDISVRSLRLCVVGEISGVVFDAARAIMCGEAREVDLAISALLEVGGTSGTEMARGLCLGIQLAEELRG is encoded by the coding sequence ATGAGCGTTATGCAGATCAGCCGTAGGGGCGCACCTTGCGTGCGCCCTGATGTTCGCCCGCTTTGGGGCAGCGTGCGCAAACCGTTCTTCGCGCACGAGGGCGCACGCAAGGTGCGCCCCTACAAAATGTCGCGGCTCGCATCCGAATCGCTCGCGCGCGCAAGCAAAGGTCGCGTGCACAGCGTGTTCACCCGGTGCTTTAATATCACCACGCCGGCCGGCGACTGGCTCACCGTGGCGCTCGCGCCGTTTCCTCAGACGCCGGATTCGATCATCGTGAACGCGAGCGGAATCGGCGCGGATTTTTCCCCGCAACTTTGCGTCGTGGCGGGCATGCCGGTTGAAATTTCGCGCGAAGAAATTTCGATTCCGGATGCGGATGTCGTGTTTGCATTTTCCGGCGCCGAAATCTTCGACACACGGCGCGAACCATTCGTCCGATCGAACCGCGCCGCGCACAATCTCGCACTGGCGGAAGAGATTATTCAGCGTCATGGCCGCGAGTGTGACTTTCCGGAATTGCAGCGACGAATCACGCCCGCGATTGCCGCGTTGCGCGAGGGGATTTTGCGCAACGATGCCGCGGCAATCCGTGCGCAATGCGAGGCGCTGCTCGGCTTGGGCGTCGGCCTGACACCTTCGGGCGACGACATTCTGTGCGGCGTCACGGCGGGATTGTTTCTCGGCGGCGTGACGGAAAACGAAAACCAATTTGTGCCCGTGCTTCGCGAACTCTTGCCGACCGCCGGCGAACGCACGACCGATATAAGCGTCCGCTCGCTCCGCTTGTGCGTGGTAGGCGAGATCAGTGGCGTCGTTTTTGACGCGGCGCGCGCCATCATGTGCGGCGAGGCGCGCGAGGTTGACCTTGCGATATCCGCGTTGCTCGAAGTGGGCGGCACATCGGGCACGGAGATGGCGCGGGGACTGTGCCTGGGCATTCAACTCGCGGAGGAATTGCGCGGATAA
- a CDS encoding DUF1116 domain-containing protein, which yields MSSNPTNPFVAPIKAVNIGAELFADGLREQGVEAIQLKWQPPPEEVLKHQSSLAKLRGGKCADRIAAANARAIDALLNADPHWIDMKPAIEVVPGLKKNMILKSGPPLPWEKSCPTQKNGVINGIIHEGLADTAEGAIELIKRGEVEVASANDYAIVGPGAGILTPSMVVNVVEDRATGKRGFCAPFEGPNQGGLCGWGTYSPEIRKFLNELYDTIGPMLSRILRAEGGIAIRPIIRRGVEMGDETHTRQDAEGLILINQLLFLLMKHEPAQNVARDACVDFLEKTERFFHPIGMASAMATVQSMKNIEGATVVTTLCGNGVEYGIKISALGDQWFTAPSPQLTGQYIASDAKPEDTLPWIGDSSVLEAIGLGGFAAAASPAVARLLGHTYAEAIAQSRELAEICLTANRNFLVPALDYNGSPAGIDILKVLETGIQPAVHGGMISKTGLRVGAGVARVPLACFGNALEAYTNQLSKIA from the coding sequence ATGAGTTCCAATCCCACCAATCCATTTGTCGCGCCGATCAAGGCAGTGAATATCGGCGCGGAATTATTTGCCGACGGCTTGCGCGAGCAGGGCGTGGAGGCGATCCAGCTAAAGTGGCAGCCGCCGCCGGAGGAGGTGCTCAAGCACCAGTCCTCGCTCGCCAAACTGCGCGGCGGAAAATGCGCCGACCGCATCGCCGCCGCAAACGCCCGCGCAATCGACGCGCTGCTCAACGCCGATCCGCATTGGATCGACATGAAGCCCGCCATCGAGGTCGTGCCCGGCCTGAAAAAAAACATGATCCTCAAATCGGGCCCGCCGCTCCCCTGGGAAAAATCGTGCCCGACGCAGAAAAATGGCGTCATCAACGGCATCATTCACGAGGGGTTGGCGGATACGGCGGAGGGCGCGATTGAGTTGATCAAGCGTGGCGAGGTCGAGGTCGCCTCGGCAAACGACTACGCGATTGTCGGCCCCGGCGCGGGAATCCTCACGCCTTCGATGGTCGTGAACGTCGTCGAGGATCGCGCCACCGGCAAACGCGGTTTCTGCGCGCCCTTCGAGGGACCGAACCAGGGCGGCCTTTGCGGCTGGGGCACCTACAGCCCCGAAATCCGAAAATTCCTCAACGAGCTTTACGACACCATCGGCCCGATGCTCTCACGCATCCTTCGCGCCGAGGGCGGTATCGCGATCCGTCCCATTATCAGGCGCGGCGTCGAGATGGGCGACGAAACGCACACGCGCCAGGACGCTGAGGGGCTCATCCTCATCAACCAGCTCTTGTTCCTGCTCATGAAACATGAACCCGCGCAGAACGTCGCGCGCGACGCGTGCGTTGATTTCCTCGAAAAGACGGAGCGCTTTTTCCATCCCATCGGAATGGCGTCGGCGATGGCGACGGTGCAGTCGATGAAAAACATCGAGGGCGCCACGGTCGTCACTACGCTGTGCGGAAACGGCGTCGAATACGGCATCAAGATCAGCGCGCTCGGCGACCAATGGTTCACCGCACCCTCGCCGCAACTCACGGGGCAATACATCGCCTCCGACGCGAAACCCGAGGACACGCTCCCGTGGATCGGCGACAGCTCGGTGCTCGAGGCGATCGGCCTCGGCGGTTTCGCCGCCGCCGCCTCGCCCGCGGTCGCGCGCCTGCTCGGGCACACTTATGCCGAGGCGATTGCGCAGTCCCGCGAACTCGCGGAAATCTGCCTGACCGCCAACCGCAATTTCCTCGTGCCCGCGCTCGACTACAACGGCTCCCCCGCCGGCATCGACATTCTCAAGGTGCTCGAGACGGGCATCCAGCCCGCCGTGCACGGCGGCATGATTTCAAAGACAGGACTGCGCGTCGGCGCCGGCGTGGCGCGCGTGCCCCTCGCCTGTTTCGGCAACGCACTGGAAGCCTACACAAACCAATTATCCAAAATCGCATGA
- a CDS encoding SDR family NAD(P)-dependent oxidoreductase encodes MKTKTPSKKIPAAISTKGLLAGQVAVVTGGAQGIGEGIVLACARAGADIAFTYMGATPKSRAKAKRTAEAVRRIGRRVVFDIVDATSEQDTETFMQRVISELGRVDIMVNNVGGAGTVPEGGFAALPLDYWRSQLDKNFFSAVMYSRLAVRDMLRRRSGGSVINIGSIHTAKVFNTKFVPYSCAKQAMNQLTRDLAVELASKNIRVNCIAPGLIKTALTVGRYDAAWWSDISERIPMRRAGVPSEIGDVAVFLSSKQSSYLTGQIIYVDGGGADGGWKL; translated from the coding sequence ATGAAAACAAAAACTCCCTCAAAAAAAATCCCCGCCGCAATTTCCACCAAAGGTCTCCTTGCTGGGCAAGTGGCCGTCGTCACCGGCGGCGCGCAAGGCATCGGCGAAGGCATCGTTCTCGCATGCGCCAGGGCCGGCGCGGACATCGCGTTCACCTACATGGGCGCCACGCCCAAAAGTCGCGCCAAGGCCAAGCGCACCGCCGAGGCCGTTCGCCGCATCGGACGCCGCGTGGTGTTCGATATCGTGGACGCGACAAGCGAGCAGGACACGGAAACGTTCATGCAGCGCGTCATTTCCGAACTCGGGCGCGTTGATATCATGGTCAACAATGTCGGCGGCGCCGGCACCGTGCCCGAGGGCGGTTTCGCCGCGCTACCGCTCGATTACTGGCGCTCGCAATTGGACAAGAATTTTTTCAGCGCCGTCATGTATTCGCGCCTCGCGGTTCGCGACATGCTGCGCCGACGCAGCGGCGGCTCGGTCATCAACATCGGCTCAATTCACACGGCGAAAGTTTTTAACACAAAGTTCGTCCCCTATTCGTGCGCGAAGCAGGCCATGAACCAGCTCACGCGCGACCTCGCCGTCGAGCTCGCGTCGAAAAACATCCGCGTGAACTGCATCGCGCCCGGCCTCATAAAAACCGCGCTCACCGTGGGGCGTTACGACGCCGCGTGGTGGTCCGACATCAGCGAGCGCATTCCCATGCGGCGCGCCGGAGTGCCGTCGGAAATCGGCGACGTGGCGGTCTTCCTCTCGTCGAAGCAGTCCAGCTATCTCACCGGCCAGATCATCTACGTCGACGGCGGCGGCGCCGACGGCGGTTGGAAATTATAG
- a CDS encoding MBL fold metallo-hydrolase produces the protein MEIANGIHLLKCPLDSLWTGVFVLAREKLVVIDTAFDHSMTDVVLPYIKKLGRDPADIDLVVNTHIHGDHIGGNARLMRETKAKFAAHKLARERLANPYFHLNKIRSRFAPLVPFQEIKSGLNPQEIDIDLEHDQEIDLGDSKLRVLHTPGHAVEGICLHDSASGILFTGDALQGRGTMSTGVGLYFDLDAYLLAIASVEAALAQDNVSMIAASHPFDPISGLVPVAECADFLKLCRDTSDNYDKIIREYMAEHGDSPDLREAVRCMLAHAGITTTPGVPVLAYHTAAAHLAKIDPSRQWGEPL, from the coding sequence ATGGAAATAGCCAACGGCATACATCTGCTCAAGTGTCCGCTCGATTCGTTGTGGACCGGCGTCTTCGTGCTGGCGCGTGAAAAACTCGTCGTCATAGACACCGCGTTTGACCATTCGATGACGGATGTCGTGTTGCCTTATATAAAAAAACTGGGTCGCGATCCCGCCGACATCGACCTGGTTGTCAACACGCACATCCACGGCGATCACATCGGCGGAAACGCGCGATTGATGCGCGAAACGAAGGCGAAATTTGCCGCGCACAAGCTGGCTCGCGAGCGGCTTGCCAATCCCTATTTCCATTTGAACAAAATCCGCAGTCGTTTCGCGCCGCTTGTTCCGTTTCAGGAAATCAAGTCGGGGCTGAATCCGCAGGAAATCGACATCGACCTTGAGCACGACCAGGAAATCGACCTCGGCGACTCAAAGCTGCGCGTGCTTCACACGCCCGGCCACGCCGTCGAGGGAATCTGCCTGCACGACAGCGCATCGGGGATCCTCTTCACGGGCGACGCCCTGCAGGGGCGCGGAACAATGAGCACGGGCGTCGGGCTTTATTTCGACCTCGACGCATACCTGCTCGCGATTGCGAGCGTCGAGGCGGCGCTTGCGCAAGACAACGTGAGCATGATCGCCGCGTCGCATCCGTTTGACCCGATCTCCGGCTTGGTGCCCGTGGCTGAATGCGCCGACTTCCTAAAACTCTGTCGCGACACCTCCGATAACTACGACAAAATCATACGCGAATACATGGCGGAGCACGGCGATTCGCCCGATTTACGCGAAGCCGTCCGGTGCATGTTGGCGCATGCGGGAATAACAACAACTCCGGGTGTTCCGGTGCTCGCCTATCACACCGCCGCCGCGCATTTGGCGAAAATCGATCCGTCGAGGCAATGGGGAGAGCCATTGTGA